The proteins below are encoded in one region of Apium graveolens cultivar Ventura chromosome 4, ASM990537v1, whole genome shotgun sequence:
- the LOC141718060 gene encoding WAT1-related protein At3g28050-like, protein MRREMAGDKYCYRDVLPFAAMVSMECLNVGLNTLYKAATMKGMSEHVFVVYSYAVAALCLLPSPFFTPRGRALPPVNFSIVSKVCVLGLIGCTSQIMGYTGIGYSSPTLASAISNLVPAFTFILAIIFRMESVTFTSSSSQAKVLGAIVSISGAFLVTLYKGPRIISTPPPSSSSVPQLLISTSTTNSNWVLGGLFLTTEYILVPMWYIVQAQIMKEYPSELTVVFFYNLIVSILAGIVGLITEPDSSAWKLKPDIALVSIICSGIFGSFINNSVHTWVLRVKGPFFVAMFKPLSIAIAVTMGVIFLGDTLYLGSAIGAMIISIGFYTVMWGKAKEEMNGRRLDVESLGTPPSQKTPLLQQTTQNQTFVS, encoded by the exons ATGAGAAGAGAAATGGCAGGAGACAAGTATTGTTACAGAGATGTGCTTCCTTTTGCAGCTATGGTGAGTATGGAATGCTTGAACGTAGGCTTGAACACTTTGTACAAAGCTGCTACAATGAAAGGAATGAGTGAACATGTTTTTGTAGTCTACTCTTATGCTGTTGCTGCTCTCTGTCTCCTTCCTTCTCCTTTCTTCACTCCCAG AGGCAGAGCACTTCCTCCGGTCAACTTCTCCATTGTGTCCAAAGTTTGCGTCCTCGGTTTAATCGG ATGTACATCGCAGATAATGGGATATACAGGGATCGGTTACAGTTCTCCAACTCTAGCTTCAGCCATCAGCAACCTTGTCCCTGCCTTTACCTTCATACTTGCCATCATTTTCAG GATGGAAAGTGTTACGTTTACAAGCTCAAGCAGTCAAGCCAAAGTGCTGGGAGCTATTGTATCAATATCAGGAGCATTTTTAGTCACACTTTATAAAGGTCCAAGAATCATCTCAACTCCTCCTCCTTCTTCTTCCTCGGTTCCTCAACTTCTGATCAGCACCTCAACTACAAACTCAAATTGGGTGCTCGGAGGCCTTTTTCTTACAACAGAGTACATTTTGGTTCCAATGTGGTACATTGTTCAG GCGCAAATCATGAAGGAATATCCTTCAGAACTAACAGTGGTATTCTTTTACAACTTGATTGTGAGCATACTAGCTGGAATAGTAGGCTTGATTACAGAACCGGATTCGAGTGCCTGGAAACTTAAACCTGATATAGCACTAGTCTCTATCATTTGCTCT GGGATTTTTGGGTCGTTCATAAACAATTCCGTTCATACATGGGTATTGCGTGTAAAAGGCCCCTTCTTTGTTGCAATGTTTAAGCCGTTATCAATAGCTATTGCAGTAACCATGGGAGTCATTTTCCTTGGTGACACGCTCTATCTTGGGAG TGCTATCGGAGCTATGATAATATCTATTGGATTTTACACGGTGATGTGGGGGAAAGCAAAAGAAGAGATGAATGGAAGGCGCCTTGATGTTGAGAGTTTAGGAACCCCGCCATCTCAAAAAACTCCACTACTACAACAAACTACCCAGAACCAAACATTTGTTAGTTGA